A genomic segment from Camarhynchus parvulus chromosome 7, STF_HiC, whole genome shotgun sequence encodes:
- the LOC115905541 gene encoding UDP-glucuronosyltransferase 1-1-like yields the protein MAPGLSASPPAVLLLLSLLGLAAAGKLLVVPVDGSHWLSMRELLNMLQQKGHEVVVVAPEVSLHIKPSKNFVMKMYPVPYTQEDLKKQFQAFFHFSFEQGSFLERFVKAYHGIKRITYLGVSSCGHLLQNKELIRYLEESKFDAVLTDPVLLCGAILAKHLSLPSVYFLRGIPCGLDFDATQCPRPPSYVPRGFTQFTDHMTFFQRVKNLLHDIPDIFLCDFAFEPYSKLASEFLQQDVAVQDLLRQASVWLMRSDFVLEYPRPLMPNIIPIGGVNCAHKELPQSIGWLNVAKEAQLTADGAGIALAA from the exons atggccccagggctcagtgcttCTCCaccagctgtgcttctgctcctgtccctgctgggtctggctgctgctgggaagctcCTGGTGGTGCCAGTGGATGGGAGCCACTGGCTCAGCATGCGGGAATTGCTGAACATGCTCCAGCAGAAGGGACATGAGGTGGTCGTGGTGGCACCTGAAGTGAGTTTGCACATCAAACCATCAAAGAATTTTGTGATGAAAATGTACCCGGTACCCTACACACAGGAAGATTTGAAGAAACAATTCCaggcattttttcatttttcatttgaacaAGGATCTTTTCTGGAAAGATTTGTTAAAGCATACCACGGTATCAAAAGAATCACTTACTTAGGGGTCTCTAGCTGTGGACATCTCCTGCAGAACAAGGAGCTCATCAGGTACCTTGAGGAGAGCAAGTTTGATGCCGTCCTTACAGACCCTGTCCTACTATGTGGAGCAATCCTGGCGAAGcacctttcccttccttctgtcTATTTCTTACGAGGAATCCCGTGTGGGCTAGATTTTGATGCTACTCAGTGTCCCAGGCCTCCTTCCTATGTGCCCAGGGGATTTACACAATTTACAGACCACATGACCTTTTTCCAGCGAGTGAAGAATCTACTTCATGACATCCCAGATATTTTTCTCTGCGATTTTGCCTTTGAACCCTACTCAAAACTGGCTTCAGAGTTCCTGCAGCAAGACGTGGCTGTGCAGGATCTCTTACGCCAGGCTTCAGTTTGGCTCATGAGGTCAGATTTTGTTTTAGAGTACCCAAGGCCTTTGATGCCCAACATCATTCCAATTGGAGGAGTAAACTGTGCTCACAAGGAGCTGCCTCAG AGCATTGGCTGGCTGAACGTGGCCAAGGAAGCACAGCTCACTGCAGATGGTGCTGGCATAGCCCTGGCTGCATGA
- the LOC115905539 gene encoding UDP-glucuronosyltransferase 1-6-like, with amino-acid sequence MALFYRGPWLLLVLTLSLILAEGGKILVVPQDGSHWLSMRPVVEQLGQKGHEVVVLVPSTSLYMKSEEPQNYTVQAYPIPYTEEYLGEVLKAFVHAHFIEQSVWNVVLTSYQSVIEISSVFFTNCKSLLQNEELMQYLQESKFDLIFTDPILMCGPLVAEYLALPSVYFLRGFPCGMDSAAMQCPSPTSYVPRLFLDNSDSMTFSQRVKNVLVDLLELFYCKPIYDNFEELAYEVFKKKVTVTELLSRGSFWLMRYDFVFEFPRPVMPNMAFIGGINCVQKKKLSQMIE; translated from the exons ATGGCTCTCTTTTACCGAGGCCCCTGGCTACTTCTCGTCCTGACGCTGTCTTTAATCCTGGCTGAAGGTGGAAAGATCCTGGTGGTGCCTCAGGATGGAAGTCACTGGCTCAGCATGCGCCCAGTAGTGGAGCAACTGGGGCAAAAGGGACACGAGGTTGTTGTGCTTGTACCCTCCACCAGTCTGTATATGAAGTCAGAGGAGCCTCAGAATTACACAGTGCAAGCCTATCCAATCCCTTACACAGAGGAATACTTGGGGGAAGTGCTCAAGGCCTTTGTTCATGCTCATTTTATTGAACAGTCTGTTTGGAATGTTGTTCTGACCTCGTATCAAAGCGTGATAGAAATCTCCTCGGTCTTCTTCACCAACTGTAAGAGCCTTCTGCAGAACGAGGAGCTGATGCAGTACCTGCAAGAGAGCAAATTCGACTTGATTTTCACAGATCCCATCCTGATGTGTGGGCCCCTGGTGGCTGAGTATCTTGCCCTTCCTTCTGTCTACTTCCTGCGGGGCTTTCCCTGTGGAATGGATTCTGCTGCTATGCAGTGCCCAAGTCCTACTTCCTATGTCCCCAGGCTATTCTTGGATAATTCAGACAGCATGACGTTTTCCCAGCGGGTGAAGAACGTGCTGGTTGATCTGCTGGAGCTCTTCTACTGTAAGCCCATCTATGATAACTTTGAAGAGCTTGCGTATGAGGTTTTCAAAAAGaaagtgacagtgacagaactCCTGAGCCGGGGATCCTTCTGGCTGATGAGATACGATTTTGTCTTTGAGTTCCCGAGGCCAGTGATGCCAAACATGGCTTTTATTGGAGGCATTAACTGtgttcagaagaaaaaactgtCTCAG ATGATCGAATGA
- the LOC115905544 gene encoding UDP-glucuronosyltransferase 1-1-like — protein sequence MAPGLSASPPAVLLLLSLLGLAAAGKLLVVPVDGSHWLSMREVLDMLRQKGHEVVVVAPEVTLHIKPSKNFVMKMYPVPFTQEEMEKDFKAFFQVSFEEGSFFERFFKVYRGLKRITDLEFSSCEQLLQNKELIRYLEESKFDAILTDPFVPCGVILAEHLSLPSVYFLRGIPCGLDFEATQCPKPPSYVPRILTDLTDRMTFLQRVKNLLFDIPNVFLCDFVFEPYSKLASEFLQREVTVLDLLRKGSVWLLRLEFVLDYPRPLMPNIIPIGGVNCAHKELPQVGLNLCLD from the coding sequence atggCCCCGGGGCTCAGTGCTTCTCCaccagctgtgcttctgctcctgtccctgctgggtctggctgctgctgggaagctcCTGGTGGTGCCAGTGGATGGGAGCCACTGGCTCAGCATGCGGGAGGTGCTGGACATGCTGAGGCAGAAGGGACACGAGGTGGTCGTGGTGGCACCTGAAGTGACATTGCACATCAAACCATCAAAGAATTTTGTGATGAAAATGTACCCGGTCCCCTTCACACAGGAAGAGATGGAGAAAGATTTCAAGGCGTTCTTCCAGGTTTCATTTGAAGAGGGATctttttttgaaagattttttaaagtgtacAGAGGTTTGAAAAGAATCACTGATTTGGAGTTctccagctgtgagcagctcttGCAAAACAAGGAGCTCATCAGGTACCTCGAGGAGAGCAAGTTTGATGCCATCCTTACAGACCCTTTTGTACCCTGTGGGGTGATCCTGGCTGAGCATCTTTCCCTGCCTTCTGTCTATTTCTTACGAGGAATCCCGTGTGGGTTAGATTTTGAAGCCACTCAGTGTCCCAAGCCCCCTTCCTACGTCCCCAGGATATTAACAGACCTTACAGACCGTATGACCTTTCTCCAGCGAGTGAAGAATCTGCTCTTTGACATCCcaaatgttttcctctgtgATTTTGTCTTTGAACCCTACTCAAAACTGGCTTCAGAGTTCCTGCAGCGGGAGGTGACTGTGCTGGATCTCTTACGCAAGGGCTCTGTTTGGCTCCTGAGGTTGGAGTTTGTCCTAGACTACCCAAGACCCTTAATGCCCAACATCATTCCAATTGGAGGAGTAAACTGTGCTCACAAGGAGCTGCCTCAGGTGGGTCTTAATCTGTGCCTTGATTGA
- the LOC115905545 gene encoding UDP-glucuronosyltransferase 1-1-like has translation MALGLSASPPAVLLLLSLLGLAAAGKLLVVPADGSHWLSMREVLDILRQKGHEVVVVAPEVTLHVKPSKNFVMKMYSVPFTQEELEKAFKAFFRGSFEEGWILKRLLKAHQGMKTLSNCWVTSCERLLQNKELIRYLEESKFDAILTDPVATCGLILAEHLSLPSVYFLRGVPCGLDLDARLCPSPPSYIPRAFSDLTDRMTFLQRVKNLLFDIPNVFLCDFAFEPYSKLASEFLQREVTVQDLLHKGSVWLLRSEFVLEYPRPLMPNIIPIGGVNCAHKELTQVGLNSCLD, from the coding sequence atggCCCTGGGGCTCAGTGCTTCTCCaccagctgtgcttctgctcctgtccctgctgggtctggctgctgctgggaagctcCTGGTGGTGCCGGCAGATGGGAGCCACTGGCTCAGCATGCGGGAGGTGCTGGACATACTGAGGCAGAAGGGACATGAGGTGGTCGTGGTGGCACCTGAAGTGACATTGCACGTCAAGCCATCAAAGAACTTTGTGATGAAAATGTACTCAGTCCCCTTCACACAGGAAGAGTTGGAGAAAGCATTCAAGGCATTTTTTCGTGGTTCATTTGAAGAAGGTTGGATTTTGAAGAGATTATTGAAAGCGCACCAGGGTATGAAAACCCTCAGTAACTGTTGGGTCACCAGCTGTGAGCGGCTGCTGCAAAACAAAGAGCTCATCAGGTACCTTGAGGAGAGCAAGTTTGATGCCATCCTTACAGACCCTGTAGCAACTTGTGGGCTGATCCTGGCTGAGCATCTTTCACTTCCTTCTGTCTATTTCTTACGAGGAGTCCCATGTGGGTTAGACTTAGATGCCAGGCTGTGTCCCAGTCCTCCTTCCTACATCCCCAGGGCATTTTCAGACCTTACAGACCGCATGACCTTTCTCCAGCGAGTGAAGAATCTGCTCTTTGACATCCcaaatgttttcctctgtgATTTTGCCTTTGAACCCTACTCAAAACTGGCTTCAGAGTTCCTGCAGCGGGAGGTGACTGTGCAGGATCTCTTACACAAGGGCTCTGTTTGGCTCCTGAGGTCAGAATTTGTGCTGGAGTACCCAAGGCCCTTGATGCCCAACATCATTCCAATTGGAGGAGTAAACTGTGCTCACAAGGAGCTGACTCAGGTGGGTCTTAATTCGTGCCTTGATTGA
- the LOC115905549 gene encoding UDP-glucuronosyltransferase 1-1-like: MALGLSACPPAVLLLLSLLGLAAAGKLLVVPVDGSHWLSMRELLDMLRQKGHEVVVVAPEVSLHIKPSENFVMKMYPVPFTQEEMDKVFKGSVMDLFKGGPFLERVIRQYQQAKKTSALFLATCTHLIHNKELIRYLEESKFDAILTDPVLPCGAILAEYLSLPSLYFLQQIPCGLEYQATQCPNPPSYVPRVFTDLTDHMTFLQRVKNMLYDIPNFFLCDVVFQPYAELASEFLKREVTVPDLLRQASIWLMKLDFVLHFPKPLMPNMVLISGVNCAYKKLSQPLTLNSRGPS; the protein is encoded by the exons atggCCCTGGGGCTCAGTGCTTGTCCccctgctgtgcttctgctcctgtccctgctgggtctggctgctgctgggaagctcCTGGTGGTGCCAGTGGATGGGAGCCACTGGCTCAGCATGCGGGAATTGCTGGACATGCTGAGGCAGAAGGGACACGAGGTGGTCGTGGTGGCACCTGAAGTCTCCTTGCACATCAAGCCATCAGAGAACTTTGTGATGAAAATGTACCCAGTGCCTTTCACTCAGGAAGAAATGGATAAAGTTTTCAAAGGATCGGTAATGGATTTATTTAAAGGAGGACCTTTTCTGGAAAGAGTCATTAGACAGTATCAGCAGGCAAAGAAGACCTCTGCTCTGTTTCTGGCTACATGCACACACTTAATCCACAACAAGGAGCTCATCAGGTACCTTGAGGAGAGCAAATTTGATGCCATCCTCACAGACCCTGTTCTCCCCTGTGGGGCAATATTGGCTGAGTATCTTTCCCTGCCTTCTCTGTATTTCCTGCAGCAAATTCCATGTGGTTTGGAATATCAAGCCACCCAGTGCCCCAATCCCCCTTCCTATGTCCCCAGAGTATTTACAGACCTTACAGACCACATGACCTTTCTCCAGCGGGTGAAGAACATGCTCTATGACATCCCCAATTTCTTCCTCTGCGATGTTGTCTTCCAACCTTATGCAGAACTGGCTTCGGAGTTCCTCAAGCGGGAGGTGACCGTGCCGGATCTCCTGCGCCAGGCTTCCATTTGGCTCATGAAGCTGGACTTTGTCTTGCACTTCCCAAAACCCTTGATGCCCAACATGGTTTTGATTAGTGGAGTAAATTGTGCTTACAAGAAGCTAAGTCAG CCTCTCACCCTGAACTCCCGTGGCCCCTCTTGA
- the LOC115905547 gene encoding UDP-glucuronosyltransferase 1-1-like — MALGLSACPPAVLLLLSLLGLAAAGKLLVVSVDGSPWFSIREGLHMLQQKGHEVVVVAPEVSLHVKPSENFVMKMYPVTYTQEDMDNAFKAFFNITFEDGSFFERLFKVVEGMKRFTDFWFSGCRHLLQNKELMRYLEESKFDAILTDPVVPCGVILAEHLSLPSVYFFRGIPCGLDFEATQCPNPPSYVPRTFTHFTDQMTFFQRVKNLLFDTQNLFLCNFAYDPFSKLASEFLQREVAVQDLLRKGSVWLLRSEFVLDYPRPLMPNIIPIGGANCAHKELTQMAIDFP; from the exons atggCCCTGGGGCTCAGTGCTTGTCCccctgctgtgcttctgctcctgtccctgctgggtctggctgctgctgggaagctcCTGGTGGTGTCGGTGGACGGGAGCCCCTGGTTCAGCATACGGGAGGGGCTGCACATGCTCCAGCAGAAGGGACACGAGGTGGTCGTGGTGGCACCTGAAGTCTCCTTGCACGTCAAGCCATCAGAGAACTTTGTGATGAAAATGTACCCGGTCACCTACACACAGGAAGATATGGACAATGCATTCaaggcattttttaatattacatttGAAGATGGATCTTTTTTTGAAAGATTGTTTAAAGTAGTAGAAGGTATGAAAAGATTCACTGATTTTTGGTTCTCCGGCTGTAGACATCTCCTGCAAAACAAAGAGCTCATGAGATATCTTGAGGAGAGCAAGTTTGATGCCATCCTTACAGATCCTGTAGTACCTTGTGGGGTGATCCTGGCTGAGcatctttcccttccttctgtcTATTTCTTTCGAGGAATCCCATGTGGGTTAGATTTTGAAGCCACTCAGTGTCCCAATCCTCCTTCCTATGTGCCCAGGACATTTACACACTTCACAGAccaaatgacatttttccagCGAGTGAAGAATCTGCTCTTTGACACCCAAAACCTTTTCCTCTGTAATTTTGCCTATGACCCATTCTCAAAACTGGCTTCGGAGTTCCTGCAGCGggaggtggctgtgcaggaTCTCTTACGCAAGGGCTCTGTTTGGCTCCTGAGGTCGGAATTTGTGCTGGACTACCCAAGACCCTTGATGCCCAACATCATTCCAATTGGAGGAGCAAACTGTGCTCACAAGGAGCTGACTCAG ATGGCAATTGACTTCCCATGA
- the LOC115905669 gene encoding UDP-glucuronosyltransferase 1-6-like has product MWRHQVHAGLVLFLAFWSLADGGKLLVVPQDGSHWLSMRMVLEKLWEKGHEIVAVVPDAALLLKSSQSFTIKTYSVPYTQEFVDQYYQKLGENSFESLTLSFLLSNITELTNMFTSACQHLLSDKELMKYLQDSKFDAIMMDPVLPCGPILAEYLSLPSVYFMRGLPCTLDYKAAQSPSPVSYVPKTLSSLSDHMAFPERVKNFLIGLSEPLLCHLFYLKYESLASEFLQRDVTIQELFSQASVWLMRYDFVFEYPRPIMPNMVYVGGINCLQKKPLSKEFEAMVNASGEHGIVVFSLGSMVSEIPMKKAMEIAEGLGAVPQTVLWRYTGKAPPNLPKNVKLVKWLPQNDLLAHPKTRAFITHGGSHGVYEGICNAVPMVLMPLFGDQMDNAKRVESRGAGLTLNILEMTSTDISNALKAVINDKKYKENIQRLSDLHLDRPIHPLDLAVHWVEFVMRHKGAPHLRPAAHDLNWVQYHSLDVIAFLAAVTLLFLFISFKCCLCCCRRCCCKKGRTGKATKAKSH; this is encoded by the exons ATGTGGAGGCACCAGGTACATGCTGGGcttgtgctttttcttgctttctggaGTCTGGCAGATGGTGGGAAGCTCTTGGTGGTGCCTCAGGATGGAAGTCACTGGCTGAGCATGCGGATGGTCCTGGAGAAACTCTGGGAGAAGGGGCACGAAATCGTGGCCGTGGTTCCTGATGCTGCCTTGCTCTTGAAAAGCTCCCAGTCCTTCACCATCAAAACGTATTCAGTGCCTTACACCCAGGAGTTTGTGGACCAGTACTACCAGAAGCTGGGGGAAAATAGCTTTGAGAGCCTAACGCTCTCATTTTTACTCAGCAACATTACAGAGCTGACCAACATGTTCACTTCTGCTTGTCAGCATCTCTTATCTGACAAAGAGCTCATGAAGTACCTCCAGGACAGCAAATTCGATGCCATCATGATGgaccctgtgctgccctgtgggCCCATTCTGGCTGAGTatctctccctcccctctgtgTACTTCATGCGTGGCCTTCCTTGCACCTTAGACTACAAAGCTGCGCAGTCTCCCAGCCCTGTATCTTACGTGCCCAAGACTTTATCATCTCTTTCCGACCACATGGCATTCCCAGAGCGTGTGAAGAACTTCCTGATCGGGCTCTCAGAGCCTTTGCTTTGCCACctgttttatttgaaatacGAGAGCTTGGCCTCCGAGTTCCTGCAGAGGGATGTGACGATACAGGAGCTGTTCAGCCAAGCATCAGTGTGGCTGATGAGATACGACTTTGTTTTTGAGTATCCGCGCCCCATCATGCCCAACATGGTCTATGTTGGAGGCATCAACTGTCTGCAGAAGAAGCCACTCTCAAAG GAATTTGAAGCCATGGTGAACGCCTCTGGAGAACACGGCATCGTTGTCTTCTCGCTGGGCTCCATGGTGTCCGAGATTCCCATGAAGAAAGCCATGGAAATCGCAGAGGGCTTGGGAGCAGTCCCTCAGACG GTCTTGTGGCGCTACACAGGCAAGGCGCCCCCCAACCTGCCCAAGAACGTGAAGCTCGTCAAGTGGCTGCCTCAGAATGACCTCCTGG CCCACCCCAAGACTCGTGCCTTCATCACCCACGGAGGCTCCCACGGAGTTTATGAGGGAATCTGCAACGCAGTGCCCATGGTGCTGATGCCTCTCTTTGGGGACCAGATGGATAATGCCAAGCGAGTGGAGTCCCGGGGAGCAGGGCTGACCCTCAACATCCTGGAGATGACTTCCACTGACATCTCCAACGCCCTGAAAGCCGTGATCAACGACAAAAA GTACAAGGAGAACATCCAGCGCCTCTCCGACCTGCACCTGGACAGACCCATCCACCCTCTGGACCTGGCCGTGCACTGGGTGGAGTTTGTGATGAGGCACAAGGGGGCCCCTCACCTGCGCCCCGCCGCCCACGACCTCAACTGGGTGCAGTACCACTCGCTGGACGTCATCGCCTTCCTGGCGGCCgtcaccctcctcttcctcttcatctcCTTCaagtgctgcctctgctgctgccgCAGGTGCTGCTGCAAGAAGGGCAGGACGGGCAAGGCCACCAAAGCCAAGTCCCACTAG
- the LOC115905548 gene encoding UDP-glucuronosyltransferase 1-1-like has protein sequence MALGLSACPPAVLLLLSLLGLAAAGKLLVVSVDGSPWFSIREGLHMLQQKGHEVVVVAPEVSLHVKPSENFVMKMYPVTYTQEDMDNAFKAFFNITFEDGSFFERLFKVVEGMKRFTDLGLSSCRHLLQNKELMSYLEESRFDAILTDPVIPCGVILGEHLSLPSVYFLRGIPCGLDFEATQCPSPPSYVPRGFTDLTDRMTFFQRVKNLLFDTQNLFLCNFAFEPYSKLASEFLQREVAVQDLLRKGSVWLLRLEFVLDYPRPLMPNIIPIGGANCAHKELPQMGIDFP, from the exons atggCCCTGGGGCTCAGTGCTTGTCCccctgctgtgcttctgctcctgtccctgctgggtctggctgctgctgggaagctcCTGGTGGTGTCGGTGGACGGGAGCCCCTGGTTCAGCATACGGGAGGGGCTGCACATGCTCCAGCAGAAGGGACACGAGGTGGTCGTGGTGGCACCTGAAGTCTCCTTGCACGTCAAGCCATCAGAGAACTTTGTGATGAAAATGTACCCGGTCACCTACACACAGGAAGATATGGACAATGCATTCaaggcattttttaatattacatttGAAGATGGATCTTTTTTTGAAAGATTGTTTAAAGTAGTAGAAGGTATGAAAAGATTCACTGATTTGGGATTATCCAGCTGTAGACATCTCCTGCAAAACAAAGAGCTTATGAGCTATCTTGAGGAGAGCAGGTTTGATGCCATCCTTACAGATCCTGTAATACCCTGTGGGGTGATCCTGGGTGAGcacctttcccttccttctgtcTATTTCTTACGAGGAATCCCATGTGGGTTAGATTTTGAAGCCACTCAGTGTCCCAGTCCTCCTTCCTATGTGCCCAGGGGATTTACAGACCTGACAGACCGCATGACTTTTTTCCAGCGGGTGAAGAATCTACTGTTTGACACCCAAAACCTTTTCCTCTGTAATTTTGCATTTGAACCCTACTCAAAACTGGCTTCAGAGTTCCTGCAGCGggaggtggctgtgcaggaTCTCTTACGCAAGGGCTCTGTTTGGCTCCTGAGGTTGGAGTTTGTCCTAGACTACCCAAGACCCTTAATGCCCAACATCATTCCAATTGGAGGAGCAAACTGTGCTCACAAGGAGCTGCCTCAG ATGGGAATTGACTTCCCATGA
- the LOC115905542 gene encoding UDP-glucuronosyltransferase 1-1-like, whose amino-acid sequence MALGLSASPPAVLLLLSLLGLAAAGKLLVVPVDGSHWLSMREVLDMLQQRGHEVVVVAPEVTLHIKPSKNFVMKMYAVPYTKEELEKDFKAFFDLAFEEGTFFERFFHKLEAMKRITNFGVTSCEQLLQNKELIRYLEESKFDAILTDPFVPCGLILGEHLSLPSVYFLRGIPCGLDFEATQCPKPPSYVPRGFTGLTDRMAFLQRVKNLLFDIPNIFLCDFAFDPFSKLASEFLQREVTVLDLLRKGSVWLLRLDFVLDYPRPLMPNIIPIGGVNCAHKELPQAGVPSGFEMVLS is encoded by the exons atggCCCTGGGGCTCAGTGCTTCTCCaccagctgtgcttctgctcctgtccctgctgggtctggctgctgctgggaagctcCTGGTGGTGCCAGTGGATGGGAGCCACTGGCTCAGCATGCGGGAGGTgctggacatgctccagcagaGGGGACATGAGGTGGTCGTGGTGGCACCTGAAGTGACTTTGCACATCAAACCATCAAAGAACTTTGTGATGAAAATGTACGCAGTCCCCTACACAAAGGAAGAGTTGGAGAAAgattttaaggcattttttgATCTTGCATTTGAGGAAGGAACtttctttgaaagattttttcacAAACTTGAAGCTATGAAAAGAATCACTAACTTTGGGGTcaccagctgtgagcagctgctgcaaaacAAAGAGCTCATCAGGTACCTTGAGGAGAGCAAGTTTGATGCCATCCTTACAGACCCTTTTGTACCCTGTGGGTTGATCCTGGGTGAGCATCTTTCACTTCCTTCTGTCTATTTCTTACGAGGAATCCCGTGTGGGTTAGATTTTGAAGCCACTCAGTGTCCCAAGCCCCCTTCCTATGTACCCAGGGGATTTACAGGCCTTACAGACCGCATGGCCTTTCTCCAGCGAGTGAAGAATCTGCTCTTTGACATCCcaaacattttcctctgtgaTTTTGCTTTTGACCCATTCTCAAAACTGGCTTCAGAGTTCCTGCAGCGGGAGGTGACTGTGCTGGATCTCTTACGCAAGGGCTCTGTTTGGCTCCTGAGGTTGGATTTTGTGCTAGACTACCCAAGGCCTTTGATGCCCAACATCATTCCAATTGGAGGAGTAAACTGTGCTCACAAGGAGCTGCCTCAG GCAGGTGTTCCTTCTGGCTTTGAAATGGTTCTCAGTTGA
- the LOC115905546 gene encoding UDP-glucuronosyltransferase 1-1-like, translating to MAPGLSASPPAVLLLLSLLGLAAAGKLLVVPVDGSHWLSMREVLNMLQQKGHEVVVVAPEVSLHIKPSKNFVMKMYSVPFTQEEMEKDFKVFIHASIEEGSFLERFFKLYQHMKRLGNLSVSSCEHLLQNKELIRYLEESKFDAVLTDPVAPCGVILAEHLSLPSVYFLRGIPCGLDFEATQCPSPPSYVPRTFSQLTDQMTFFQRVKNLLFDTQNLFLCNFAYDPFTKLASEFLQREVAVQDLLRKGSVWLLRLEFVLDYPRPLMPNIIPIGGVNCAHKELPQMGIDFP from the exons ATGGCCCCGGGACTCAGTGCTTCTCCaccagctgtgcttctgctcctgtccctgctgggtctggctgctgctgggaagctcCTGGTGGTGCCAGTGGATGGGAGCCACTGGCTCAGCATGCGGGAGGTGCTGAACATGCTCCAGCAGAAGGGACATGAGGTGGTCGTGGTGGCACCTGAAGTGAGTTTGCACATCAAACCATCAAAGAACTTTGTGATGAAAATGTACTCAGTCCCCTTCACACAGGAAGAGATGGAGAAAGATTTCAAGGTGTTTATACATGCTTCAATAGAAGAAGGATCTTTtctggaaagattttttaaattgtaccAACATATGAAAAGACTCGGTAATTTATCAGTCAGCAGTTGTGAACATCTCCTGCAAAACAAAGAGCTCATCAGGTACCTTGAGGAGAGCAAGTTTGATGCCGTCCTTACAGACCCTGTAGCACCTTGTGGGGTGATCCTGGCTGAGCATCTTTCCCTGCCTTCTGTCTATTTCTTACGAGGAATCCCATGTGGGTTAGATTTTGAAGCCACTCAGTGTCCCAGTCCTCCTTCCTATGTGCCCAGGACATTTTCACAACTGACAGAccaaatgacatttttccagCGAGTGAAGAATCTGCTCTTTGACACCCAAAACCTTTTCCTCTGTAATTTTGCCTATGATCCATTCACAAAACTGGCTTCGGAGTTCCTGCAGCGggaggtggctgtgcaggaTCTCTTACGCAAGGGCTCTGTTTGGCTCCTGAGGTTGGAGTTTGTCCTAGACTACCCAAGACCCTTAATGCCCAACATCATTCCAATTGGAGGAGTAAACTGTGCTCACAAGGAGCTGCCTCAG ATGGGAATTGACTTCCCATGA